Proteins co-encoded in one Polaromonas vacuolata genomic window:
- a CDS encoding SDR family NAD(P)-dependent oxidoreductase, producing the protein MTTHSSKPVAVITGGARGIGLAIGKWFLANGYCIALLDIDQQTLSKTEAALALKEEVLCLHCDVSKPEQVDAAVAQIDAKYGRIDALINNAGVAVFKPIGQTTFAEWRHVLSTNLDGTFLCSQACVPLMLKGKGGSIVNIASISGLRASTLRVAYGTSKAALIQLTKQQAVELGSVGIRVNVIAPGPVDTDMAKLVHSVAIRSDYYDTIPLNRYGTTEEIAQVAGFLCSAAASYVNGQVLAVDGGFEATGVGLPTLRRDANAA; encoded by the coding sequence TTGACAACACACTCTTCAAAGCCAGTCGCCGTCATTACCGGTGGCGCGCGCGGCATAGGTTTGGCAATCGGCAAATGGTTTCTGGCCAACGGTTACTGTATTGCGCTGCTAGACATAGACCAGCAGACACTGAGTAAAACCGAGGCAGCACTCGCACTTAAAGAAGAAGTTTTGTGTCTTCACTGCGACGTCTCTAAGCCCGAACAAGTCGATGCCGCCGTCGCACAGATTGACGCAAAATACGGCCGCATTGATGCGCTGATTAACAACGCTGGCGTGGCCGTGTTCAAACCGATTGGTCAGACCACTTTTGCCGAATGGCGTCACGTGCTCTCAACCAATCTCGATGGTACTTTTTTATGCAGCCAAGCCTGCGTGCCGCTGATGCTAAAAGGCAAAGGCGGCAGCATTGTCAATATTGCCTCGATCTCCGGTTTGCGCGCCAGCACGCTGCGCGTGGCCTATGGCACAAGCAAGGCAGCTTTGATTCAACTGACCAAGCAGCAGGCAGTGGAATTAGGCTCAGTAGGCATTCGGGTAAACGTGATTGCGCCCGGCCCAGTCGACACCGACATGGCAAAACTAGTGCATAGCGTGGCGATACGCTCGGACTACTACGACACGATTCCTCTGAACCGCTACGGCACGACCGAAGAGATCGCTCAGGTCGCGGGCTTTTTGTGCAGCGCAGCAGCCAGCTATGTGAATGGCCAAGTGCTGGCGGTTGATGGCGGATTTGAAGCGACAGGCGTGGGCCTGCCGACGTTGCGCCGGGATGCTAATGCGGCTTGA